The Saccharothrix variisporea genome has a segment encoding these proteins:
- a CDS encoding Prokaryotic metallothionein → MATCDVCGNEYWMTFEVRTVGGGVHTFDSFECAIQRLAPRCEHCDCRILGHGVEVEGRFFCCAHCARSSESLGDQIRDTVGAHPG, encoded by the coding sequence ATGGCGACTTGTGACGTCTGCGGCAACGAGTACTGGATGACGTTCGAGGTGCGGACCGTCGGCGGCGGGGTGCACACGTTCGACAGCTTCGAGTGCGCCATCCAGCGGCTCGCGCCGCGCTGCGAGCACTGCGACTGCCGCATCCTGGGCCACGGGGTCGAGGTGGAGGGCCGGTTCTTCTGCTGCGCCCACTGCGCGCGCAGCTCCGAGAGCCTCGGCGACCAGATCCGCGACACGGTGGGCGCACACCCGGGCTGA
- a CDS encoding MFS transporter encodes MSARTYLLTAGAFTIGTSGYIVSGVLPAVSHELNVSHATAGQLLTAFAIAYALSSPLLAALTGRWERRTLLVAALAVSAAGNLLAAFAPNYPLLLVARVVSALGAAVFTPAATLVATVLTPPDRRGRAVALVFGGLTFSLVLGVPAGNLLGGPLGYRGVFGLIAAVTAVAAVAVRVGLPRVEAPPAVALRERFAPAADRRVITVLVLTVLACLAVFSVFNYIAPLLTATAHVDGLATSLLLVAYGVGGVFGNWAGGRITDRFETRQVLIVLFSFFTVVLATLPLTMTSVPGAAIALFLWGALTWSANPPIQSWLIELAPRNSGLLLSLNASAIYLGVGLSGVVGGLVISLVGLLPLAPIASVLSVVALLLVIFALRPQEPAAPVIASPEESLAGR; translated from the coding sequence ATGTCTGCCCGCACCTACCTGCTCACCGCCGGTGCGTTCACCATCGGGACGAGCGGGTACATCGTGTCCGGCGTCCTGCCGGCCGTGAGCCACGAGCTGAACGTCTCGCACGCCACCGCCGGCCAGCTGCTCACCGCGTTCGCCATCGCCTACGCGCTGTCCTCGCCGCTGCTCGCCGCCCTCACCGGGCGCTGGGAGCGGCGCACCCTGCTGGTGGCCGCGCTCGCCGTGTCCGCTGCCGGCAACCTCCTCGCCGCCTTCGCGCCGAACTACCCGTTGCTGCTGGTGGCCCGCGTGGTCAGCGCCCTCGGCGCGGCCGTGTTCACCCCCGCCGCGACGCTCGTCGCCACCGTGCTGACGCCGCCCGACCGCCGGGGCCGGGCCGTGGCGCTGGTGTTCGGCGGGTTGACGTTCTCGCTGGTCCTGGGCGTGCCGGCGGGCAACCTGCTCGGCGGGCCGCTGGGCTACCGCGGCGTCTTCGGGCTCATCGCGGCCGTGACGGCGGTGGCCGCCGTGGCGGTGCGCGTCGGCCTGCCGCGCGTCGAGGCACCGCCCGCCGTCGCCCTGCGCGAGCGCTTCGCCCCGGCCGCCGACCGCCGCGTGATCACCGTGCTGGTCCTCACCGTGCTGGCGTGCCTCGCGGTGTTCAGCGTCTTCAACTACATCGCCCCGCTGCTCACCGCGACCGCGCACGTCGACGGTCTCGCCACCAGCCTCCTGCTCGTCGCGTACGGCGTCGGCGGCGTGTTCGGCAACTGGGCGGGCGGCCGGATCACCGACCGGTTCGAGACCCGGCAGGTGCTGATCGTGCTGTTCAGCTTCTTCACGGTGGTCCTCGCGACCCTGCCGCTGACCATGACCAGCGTGCCCGGCGCGGCGATCGCGCTGTTCCTGTGGGGCGCGCTGACGTGGTCGGCCAACCCGCCGATCCAGTCGTGGCTGATCGAGCTGGCGCCCCGGAACAGCGGGCTGCTGCTGTCGTTGAACGCTTCCGCGATCTACCTGGGCGTCGGGCTGTCGGGCGTGGTCGGCGGCCTGGTGATCAGCCTGGTCGGCCTGCTGCCGCTCGCACCCATCGCGTCGGTGCTGTCGGTGGTGGCGTTGCTCCTGGTGATCTTCGCGCTGCGACCTCAGGAACCGGCCGCACCGGTGATCGCCTCACCCGAGGAGTCCTTGGCGGGTCGGTGA
- a CDS encoding HhH-GPD-type base excision DNA repair protein, protein MTRKVCLAQDPEADELLATDMFALLVGMLLDQQIPMEKAFSGPKVLADRMGGLSPQAVAEAGEEEFAAIMAETPAVHRFPGSMGKRVQALARAVVEEYGGDVSRIWADGDGKVVLKRLKALPGFGDQKARIFLALLGKQFGVEPEGWREAAGAYGEAGSRRSVADVVDSVTLGEVREFKKAAKAAAKG, encoded by the coding sequence ATGACCCGGAAGGTGTGCCTGGCCCAGGACCCGGAGGCCGACGAACTGCTGGCCACCGACATGTTCGCCCTGCTCGTCGGCATGCTGCTGGACCAGCAGATCCCCATGGAGAAGGCGTTCAGCGGGCCCAAGGTGTTGGCCGATCGGATGGGTGGGTTGTCGCCGCAAGCCGTGGCCGAGGCCGGGGAGGAGGAGTTCGCGGCGATCATGGCCGAGACTCCGGCCGTGCACCGGTTCCCGGGGTCCATGGGCAAGCGGGTGCAGGCGTTGGCTCGGGCTGTGGTCGAGGAGTACGGCGGGGACGTTTCCCGGATCTGGGCGGACGGGGACGGGAAGGTCGTGCTCAAGCGGTTGAAGGCGTTGCCCGGGTTCGGGGATCAGAAGGCTCGGATCTTCCTCGCCTTGTTGGGCAAGCAGTTCGGGGTCGAGCCCGAGGGGTGGCGGGAGGCTGCCGGGGCTTACGGGGAGGCTGGGTCGCGGCGGAGTGTGGCCGACGTCGTGGACTCCGTGACGTTGGGTGAGGTTCGGGAGTTCAAGAAGGCGGCCAAGGCCGCGGCCAAGGGGTGA
- a CDS encoding ABC transporter ATP-binding protein: MIDVRELCREFTVTTKAGRFRRTRTTVRAVDSVSFEVAAGEAVGYVGPNGAGKSTTIKMLTGILVPTSGHVRVAGVDPSRARRDLARRIGVVFGQRSQLWWDLPLRDSFDLLRSIYRVDARDHARRLDECVALLDMAGFLDRPVRQLSLGQRMRGEVTAALLHGPELLVLDEPTIGLDLESKERLREFLADLNTSRGTTLLLTTHDLDDIERLCPRLVVIDRGTVLADGPLDALRAEVVPERVLVVDLEKPVSPLEGVPGVVDVRTELGGLRQHLTFRKDRTTAAAVIAAVAARAEVHDLVVEEPEIDDVVRRLYARR, translated from the coding sequence ATGATCGACGTCCGCGAGCTGTGCCGCGAGTTCACCGTCACCACCAAGGCCGGGCGGTTCCGGCGGACCCGCACGACGGTCCGCGCGGTCGACTCGGTCAGCTTCGAGGTCGCCGCGGGCGAGGCCGTCGGCTACGTCGGGCCGAACGGCGCGGGCAAGTCCACCACCATCAAGATGCTCACCGGCATCCTCGTGCCCACGTCCGGTCACGTCCGGGTGGCGGGCGTGGACCCGTCGCGCGCCCGGCGGGACCTGGCGCGACGGATCGGCGTGGTGTTCGGGCAGCGCAGCCAGCTGTGGTGGGACCTGCCGCTGCGGGACAGCTTCGACCTGCTGCGCTCGATCTACCGGGTGGACGCGCGCGACCACGCCCGCCGGCTGGACGAGTGCGTGGCGCTGCTGGACATGGCGGGGTTCCTCGACCGGCCGGTGCGGCAGCTGTCGCTGGGCCAGCGGATGCGCGGCGAGGTCACCGCGGCCCTGCTGCACGGCCCGGAGCTGCTGGTGCTGGACGAGCCGACGATCGGGCTGGACCTCGAGTCCAAGGAGCGGCTGCGCGAGTTCCTGGCCGACCTCAACACCTCGCGGGGCACCACGCTCCTGCTCACCACGCACGACCTGGACGACATCGAACGGCTGTGCCCGCGACTGGTGGTCATCGACCGCGGCACCGTCCTGGCCGACGGCCCGCTGGACGCGCTGCGCGCGGAGGTCGTGCCGGAGCGGGTGCTGGTCGTGGACCTGGAGAAGCCCGTTTCGCCGCTGGAGGGCGTGCCGGGCGTGGTCGACGTCCGGACCGAGCTGGGCGGCCTGCGGCAACACCTCACGTTCCGCAAGGACCGGACGACCGCCGCCGCCGTCATCGCCGCCGTCGCCGCGCGGGCCGAGGTGCACGACCTGGTCGTGGAGGAGCCCGAGATCGACGATGTGGTGCGCCGTTTGTACGCACGTCGGTAG
- a CDS encoding LLM class flavin-dependent oxidoreductase — MKIDVFNEIQDPRPWQDGHQAARLGEALEQAKLADSLGYGCWWQVEHHGAEEFSLSSAPELVLTAISQHTSRIRLGHSAVLAPTRFNHPIRIAERAAMLDVLSGGRLELGLTRSTVPEWRLFGIDPADVRRQTQEAFEMVPKMWTSDRFSYSSEDFEIHDVPIVPKPLQKPHPPLWQAAANPASFEEAGRRGVGVLGTTIWESIERVRRMVALYRAAAESCTAPVGSYVNNQIAFFTFVHCAETDEQAIRNGAVAAAAWYTVQALTFFEAAAAFVENVEHQRKLMEDPSGGGLTGDFLRAEAAAFTGPNRAQLVIGRVLQGEQVPDEEIFEALNEQDSLIVGSPETCRKKLRTYADLGIDRLMAFHQVGNLSHESVMTSLRLIGDLIPEFDK, encoded by the coding sequence ATGAAGATCGACGTCTTCAACGAGATCCAGGACCCGAGACCGTGGCAGGACGGCCACCAGGCCGCACGCCTCGGCGAGGCGCTGGAACAGGCGAAACTGGCGGACTCGCTGGGCTACGGCTGCTGGTGGCAGGTCGAGCACCACGGCGCGGAGGAGTTCAGCCTGTCGTCGGCCCCTGAGCTGGTGCTCACCGCCATCTCGCAACACACGTCCCGCATCCGCCTGGGCCACTCGGCCGTCCTCGCACCGACACGTTTCAACCACCCCATCCGCATCGCCGAACGAGCCGCGATGCTGGACGTCCTCAGCGGCGGCAGGCTGGAGCTGGGCCTGACCCGCTCGACGGTCCCCGAATGGCGCCTGTTCGGCATCGACCCGGCGGACGTGCGTCGGCAGACCCAGGAAGCGTTCGAGATGGTCCCGAAGATGTGGACCTCGGACCGCTTCTCGTACTCCAGCGAGGACTTCGAGATCCACGACGTCCCCATCGTCCCGAAGCCCTTGCAGAAGCCCCACCCACCCCTCTGGCAGGCCGCCGCGAATCCCGCGTCCTTCGAGGAGGCGGGCAGGCGCGGTGTGGGCGTCCTGGGCACCACCATCTGGGAGTCCATCGAACGCGTCCGCCGCATGGTCGCCCTGTACCGAGCGGCAGCCGAGTCCTGCACCGCTCCCGTCGGCTCTTACGTCAACAACCAGATCGCTTTCTTCACCTTCGTCCACTGCGCCGAAACCGACGAACAAGCCATCCGCAACGGCGCCGTAGCAGCCGCCGCCTGGTACACCGTGCAAGCCCTCACGTTCTTCGAAGCCGCCGCCGCTTTCGTGGAGAACGTGGAACACCAGCGCAAACTCATGGAAGACCCGTCAGGCGGCGGCCTGACCGGCGACTTCCTGAGAGCGGAAGCCGCCGCCTTCACCGGCCCGAACCGCGCCCAACTCGTCATCGGCAGGGTCCTGCAGGGCGAACAGGTCCCGGACGAGGAGATCTTCGAGGCCCTGAACGAACAGGACTCCCTGATCGTGGGCAGCCCGGAAACCTGCCGCAAAAAACTCCGCACCTACGCCGACCTCGGCATCGACCGCCTGATGGCCTTCCACCAGGTCGGCAACCTCAGCCACGAGTCCGTCATGACCAGCCTCCGCCTGATCGGCGACCTGATCCCGGAGTTCGACAAATAG
- a CDS encoding metal-dependent hydrolase — protein MSTGPTHAMSGLLAWAAVTALADNHPIGQLTPQSWAVGAVLATGAALLPDLDHPSSTISRTFGPVSAGASAAINTVSSWVYRATRTRKDSNRDGGHRGLTHTLVFALAAAVGTTAVVQQSQKWALPALMFVFAGLAVRGIMNDWCPQKDALLITVVSGVITVACVAWTAQTPASAAACGVAVGIGCVAHYLGDAITEQGCPMLWPIPLAGKTWFPVAPPKIMRMQTGGTVEMAIVGPLITLLSVWLSAAALQRAGALPFLSGFDLLPI, from the coding sequence ATGTCGACCGGACCCACGCACGCGATGAGCGGTTTACTGGCTTGGGCGGCGGTGACCGCGCTCGCCGACAACCATCCCATCGGCCAGCTCACCCCGCAGAGCTGGGCCGTCGGCGCCGTGCTGGCCACCGGTGCGGCGCTGCTGCCCGACCTCGACCACCCGTCCTCGACCATATCGCGCACGTTCGGGCCGGTCAGCGCGGGTGCGTCGGCGGCGATCAACACGGTCAGCTCGTGGGTCTACCGGGCCACGCGGACCCGGAAGGACTCCAATCGAGACGGCGGGCACCGGGGGCTGACGCACACGCTGGTGTTCGCGCTGGCCGCCGCCGTGGGCACGACCGCCGTGGTCCAGCAGTCGCAGAAGTGGGCGCTGCCGGCGTTGATGTTCGTGTTCGCGGGCCTGGCCGTGCGCGGGATCATGAACGACTGGTGCCCGCAGAAGGACGCCCTGCTCATCACAGTCGTGTCCGGCGTGATCACGGTCGCGTGCGTGGCGTGGACGGCCCAGACGCCGGCCAGCGCGGCGGCGTGCGGGGTGGCGGTCGGGATCGGGTGCGTCGCCCACTACCTCGGCGACGCGATCACCGAGCAGGGCTGCCCGATGCTGTGGCCCATCCCGCTGGCCGGCAAGACGTGGTTCCCGGTCGCGCCGCCGAAGATCATGCGGATGCAGACCGGCGGGACCGTCGAGATGGCCATCGTCGGACCGCTGATCACGCTGCTGTCGGTGTGGCTGTCCGCGGCGGCGCTCCAGCGTGCCGGCGCGCTGCCGTTCCTGTCCGGTTTCGACCTGCTCCCGATCTAG
- a CDS encoding bacteriophage spanin2 family protein: MRAGRPVATILLALGLVGAVSGCEAVQQAQDTANSVGQAADKAQLCLDALSLAGFTPNASDPQKAVEETQAKAKQLEELAAKAGDATLKDAINGVSDTMGQLSAADLDPAKLADWTSKKLEMVNKLSQACG; this comes from the coding sequence ATGCGCGCAGGTCGTCCGGTCGCCACCATCCTGCTGGCACTGGGACTCGTCGGCGCGGTGTCCGGGTGCGAGGCCGTGCAGCAGGCGCAGGACACCGCGAACTCCGTCGGTCAGGCGGCCGACAAGGCGCAGCTGTGCCTGGACGCGCTGTCGCTGGCCGGCTTCACGCCGAACGCCAGCGACCCGCAGAAGGCCGTCGAGGAGACCCAGGCCAAGGCGAAGCAGCTGGAGGAGCTGGCCGCGAAGGCCGGCGACGCGACGCTGAAGGACGCCATCAACGGCGTGTCGGACACCATGGGTCAGCTGAGCGCGGCGGACCTCGACCCGGCCAAGCTGGCGGACTGGACGTCGAAGAAGCTGGAGATGGTCAACAAGCTTTCCCAGGCTTGCGGCTGA
- a CDS encoding J domain-containing protein → MRGVDYYELLGVGRNASQAEIKTAYRSLAKVMHPDAGGSSVTFRMLQEAYDTLRDPARRRDYDRGWGFTRPGTRPTATRPPRTGRVGRLRNFGEDPDFVPPKPAVDLGGIAWWHLVDTTQRVRYAPVAGPGHAPALAALCGWFFLLLPVFAVDFSPLTLGLWLLVVAAAAVAAFRLVKRYVAAVRVDREFAAAVDTDVVHGTTDDRACERITADVLSRYLTRLPGVRIFHGLAWPDSVFADIDHAVLCGRRLVLIESKSWLPGHYTAEDDGTLWRNGHPFRGGGTRLHRSLALYRKLLPWLDIRTVLLVYPSRAGEVTADDVDVLVPPMTPAQFVEEIGDWLAEEPATVDREAYRVLLGRVVPIVR, encoded by the coding sequence GTGCGCGGGGTCGACTACTACGAACTCCTCGGGGTGGGTCGCAACGCGTCCCAGGCGGAGATCAAGACCGCCTACCGGTCGCTGGCCAAGGTCATGCACCCCGACGCGGGCGGCTCGTCGGTGACCTTCCGCATGCTCCAGGAGGCCTACGACACCCTGCGTGACCCGGCCCGACGCCGTGACTACGACCGGGGCTGGGGATTCACCCGTCCGGGCACACGCCCCACCGCCACCCGCCCGCCGCGCACCGGTCGCGTGGGTCGGCTGCGCAACTTCGGCGAGGACCCCGACTTCGTACCCCCGAAGCCCGCCGTGGACCTCGGCGGCATCGCCTGGTGGCACCTGGTCGACACCACCCAGCGGGTCCGGTACGCGCCAGTCGCAGGCCCCGGGCACGCGCCCGCGCTGGCCGCGCTGTGCGGGTGGTTCTTCCTGCTGCTGCCGGTGTTCGCGGTGGACTTCTCGCCGTTGACGCTGGGCCTGTGGCTGCTCGTCGTCGCGGCCGCCGCGGTGGCGGCGTTCCGGCTGGTCAAGCGGTACGTGGCGGCCGTCCGGGTGGACCGCGAGTTCGCCGCCGCCGTGGACACCGACGTCGTGCACGGGACCACCGACGACCGGGCGTGCGAGCGGATCACCGCCGACGTGCTCAGCCGGTACCTGACCCGCCTGCCGGGCGTCCGCATCTTCCACGGCCTGGCGTGGCCGGACTCGGTGTTCGCCGACATCGACCACGCCGTGCTGTGCGGGCGGCGGCTGGTGCTGATCGAGTCCAAGTCGTGGCTGCCCGGCCACTACACGGCCGAGGACGACGGCACGCTGTGGCGCAACGGCCACCCGTTCCGCGGCGGCGGCACGCGCCTGCACCGCAGCCTCGCGCTGTACCGGAAGCTGTTGCCGTGGCTGGACATCCGGACCGTGCTGCTGGTGTACCCGAGCCGGGCGGGCGAGGTGACGGCCGACGACGTGGACGTGCTGGTGCCGCCGATGACGCCCGCGCAGTTCGTCGAGGAGATCGGCGACTGGCTGGCCGAGGAACCCGCGACGGTCGACCGGGAGGCGTACCGCGTGCTGTTGGGCCGCGTCGTCCCGATCGTCCGCTGA
- a CDS encoding TetR/AcrR family transcriptional regulator produces the protein MGNTRREKYREDTKEEAKRIALEQLAEQGVEGISVNAIAKRMGITGPALYRYFKNRDDLLTDLIRDAWRDLAEQMEATDSATQGRPRRERVHALANAFRTYALREPHRYLLLFGTPLPGYHAPEDTAALAHRTMSALLGVLAEGPQGHTHIDWSWKAADAAPDAGATGEVGAGGEVSGGSEVGGGSGAVPSGAGSALDGQLAAWASGMGEEALPPAVLLTGLRAFTRLHGVVSLEVSGQFGPMGFDPALLYHAEVESLLSD, from the coding sequence GTGGGAAACACCCGGCGCGAGAAGTACCGCGAGGACACCAAGGAGGAGGCCAAGCGCATCGCCTTGGAGCAGTTGGCCGAACAGGGTGTCGAGGGCATCTCGGTCAACGCGATCGCCAAGCGCATGGGCATCACCGGCCCTGCCCTGTACCGGTACTTCAAGAACCGGGACGACCTGCTCACCGACCTGATCCGAGACGCCTGGCGCGACCTCGCCGAGCAGATGGAGGCGACCGACAGCGCGACGCAGGGCCGGCCGCGGCGCGAGAGGGTGCACGCCCTCGCGAACGCCTTCCGCACCTACGCCCTCCGCGAGCCACACCGCTACTTGCTGCTGTTCGGCACACCCCTACCCGGCTACCACGCACCGGAGGACACGGCCGCCCTCGCCCACCGCACGATGAGCGCGCTCCTGGGCGTGCTCGCTGAAGGTCCCCAGGGCCATACCCACATCGACTGGTCCTGGAAGGCGGCCGACGCGGCGCCGGATGCCGGCGCGACGGGCGAGGTGGGTGCAGGGGGCGAAGTGAGTGGAGGGAGCGAAGTGGGTGGAGGGAGCGGCGCGGTGCCCTCGGGAGCCGGGTCGGCGTTGGACGGGCAGTTGGCGGCCTGGGCGTCGGGGATGGGCGAAGAGGCGCTCCCGCCCGCTGTCCTGCTGACCGGGTTGCGCGCGTTCACCAGGCTGCACGGGGTGGTCAGCCTGGAGGTCTCGGGGCAGTTCGGGCCGATGGGGTTCGACCCGGCGTTGCTGTACCACGCCGAGGTGGAGTCGTTGTTGTCCGACTAG
- a CDS encoding DUF1918 domain-containing protein, translating into MHATVGDRLHVHSRAVGLDERVGEILEVRGEEGAPPYLVRFSDGHEGLVYPGPDCLVEPRTGD; encoded by the coding sequence ATGCACGCGACAGTAGGCGACCGGTTGCACGTCCACAGCCGCGCTGTGGGTCTCGACGAGCGGGTCGGCGAGATCCTGGAGGTCCGCGGCGAGGAGGGTGCGCCCCCGTACCTGGTCCGCTTCTCCGACGGCCACGAGGGGCTGGTCTACCCCGGCCCCGACTGCCTGGTCGAACCCAGGACCGGCGACTAG
- a CDS encoding ABC transporter permease, whose translation MRAYAHLALAGFRRYSTYRQAMFAGLAANVVFGLLRTAVLVATVAAAPVAGYDVAAAVTYVWLGQGLLSFVVLWGETQLSERIRTGDVVVDLSRPWHLQAALLAEDLGRGAYSVVVRFVPPVVIGALLFPFRWPGPATWPLFAVSAVLGLVISFGLRFMLNCTTFWLLDSRGVVNMYAVVSGLLCGLIVPLAFMPEWARDVLWATPFPYLLQAPIDVFLERGPQWTVLAWQAFWAVAVLAAGNLVLSRAVRKVVVQGG comes from the coding sequence GTGCGCGCCTACGCCCATCTCGCGCTCGCCGGATTCCGCCGCTACTCCACCTACCGCCAAGCGATGTTCGCCGGTCTCGCCGCGAACGTCGTCTTCGGGCTGCTCCGCACCGCCGTCCTCGTCGCCACCGTCGCCGCCGCGCCCGTCGCGGGCTACGACGTGGCCGCCGCCGTCACCTACGTGTGGCTCGGGCAAGGGCTGCTCTCGTTCGTCGTCCTCTGGGGTGAGACCCAGTTGTCCGAGCGCATCCGCACCGGGGACGTCGTGGTCGACCTCTCGCGACCCTGGCACCTGCAAGCCGCGCTGCTCGCCGAGGACCTCGGGCGGGGCGCGTACTCGGTCGTCGTGCGGTTCGTGCCGCCGGTCGTGATCGGGGCGCTGCTGTTCCCGTTCCGGTGGCCGGGACCCGCTACCTGGCCGCTGTTCGCGGTCAGCGCGGTGCTCGGGCTTGTCATCAGCTTCGGGCTGCGGTTCATGCTCAACTGCACCACGTTCTGGCTGCTGGACAGCCGGGGCGTGGTGAACATGTACGCCGTCGTCAGCGGGCTGCTGTGCGGGCTGATCGTGCCGCTGGCCTTCATGCCGGAGTGGGCGCGGGACGTGCTGTGGGCGACGCCCTTCCCCTACCTGCTTCAGGCGCCGATCGACGTGTTCCTCGAGCGCGGTCCACAGTGGACGGTCCTGGCGTGGCAGGCGTTCTGGGCCGTGGCGGTGCTGGCCGCCGGGAACCTGGTGTTGTCGCGGGCCGTGCGGAAGGTGGTGGTGCAGGGTGGTTGA
- a CDS encoding ArsR/SmtB family transcription factor, with protein sequence MGRMTAVLPHPERDEIRIEAVLHALADPVRLRIVRELAQSEEGMSCGVQLDLGISPSTLTHHVRTLREAGVVRVQPRGTSRISSLRRDDLDALYPGLLDGILAAPR encoded by the coding sequence ATGGGACGCATGACCGCAGTGCTGCCGCACCCCGAGCGCGACGAGATCCGGATCGAGGCGGTCCTGCACGCACTCGCCGACCCGGTGCGGCTGCGCATCGTGCGCGAACTCGCGCAGAGCGAGGAGGGCATGTCCTGCGGCGTGCAGCTCGACCTGGGCATCAGCCCGTCGACGTTGACCCACCACGTCCGCACGCTGCGGGAGGCCGGCGTGGTCCGCGTCCAGCCCCGCGGGACCTCGCGGATCAGCAGCCTGCGGCGCGATGACCTGGACGCCCTCTACCCGGGCCTGCTCGACGGCATCCTCGCCGCACCCCGCTAG
- a CDS encoding ABC transporter permease, with amino-acid sequence MVETYLRLVGARLRGQFAYRTSFTIEVVAQAVVQAIELAAITILFSHVEALGGFDVHEVVLVYAIAATAFGLADLTAGQLNELPTYIRTGSFDVLLLRPLGTLPQVMVGDIRLKRIGRTLFGLGAMVYALAHNEIAWSPAKAALVVVAPVAGAVIFGSVWVVACAVCFWMVEGQEIANTVTYGSNAFTSYPVTVYSGWLRRFMAFVVPGAFVAYYPALALLDRADPLGGPAVLGWVSPLVALAAAVVAGLVWRFAVRHYRGTGS; translated from the coding sequence GTGGTTGAGACGTACCTGCGGCTGGTCGGCGCACGTCTGCGGGGGCAGTTCGCGTACCGGACGTCGTTCACCATCGAGGTCGTCGCGCAAGCTGTGGTGCAGGCGATCGAGCTCGCCGCGATCACCATCCTGTTCAGCCACGTCGAGGCGCTGGGCGGCTTCGACGTCCACGAAGTCGTCCTCGTGTACGCGATCGCCGCGACCGCGTTCGGGCTCGCCGACCTGACCGCGGGCCAGCTCAACGAACTCCCCACCTACATCCGCACCGGCTCGTTCGACGTGCTCCTGTTGCGCCCCTTGGGAACCCTGCCTCAGGTGATGGTCGGGGACATCCGCCTCAAGCGCATCGGCCGCACGCTGTTCGGGCTCGGCGCGATGGTGTACGCGTTGGCGCACAACGAGATCGCGTGGTCACCGGCGAAGGCCGCCCTGGTCGTCGTGGCGCCGGTCGCGGGGGCGGTGATCTTCGGGTCGGTGTGGGTGGTGGCGTGCGCGGTCTGCTTCTGGATGGTCGAGGGCCAGGAGATTGCGAACACCGTCACCTACGGCAGCAACGCGTTCACCTCCTACCCCGTCACCGTGTACTCGGGGTGGCTGCGCCGGTTCATGGCGTTCGTCGTGCCCGGCGCGTTCGTCGCCTACTACCCCGCCCTCGCACTGCTCGACCGCGCCGACCCACTGGGCGGGCCGGCCGTCCTGGGCTGGGTGTCACCGCTGGTCGCACTGGCCGCCGCCGTGGTCGCGGGGCTGGTGTGGCGGTTCGCCGTTCGCCACTACCGAGGGACCGGGTCATGA
- a CDS encoding NAD(P)H-binding protein, with product MTVVVLGAGRGIGHEITRQLVADGREVRAVTRSGGVPEGAEDVRADLMDRESAVKAARGATVVHLAANVPYTSWAEMLPTMFDNAVAAAESAGAKLVLADNLYSYGPVPAPFDENTPERPAGAKEKLRSALGKRLLSASVPVVLARSSDYYGPGGVGSLPGELVLKPLAAGRQPFWFGPLDVPHTFAYLSDTARAQIVLGDDPRADGRVWHTPAAETLTVREFIALAGKVVGKTAKPFALPHATVQVMALFDKRVRGMGELAHQRTKPWVVDHTAYETTFGPLPVTPHEEAIAKTVEWYRGRQA from the coding sequence ATGACGGTCGTGGTGTTGGGCGCAGGTCGGGGCATCGGGCACGAGATCACCCGGCAGCTCGTGGCGGACGGGCGCGAGGTGCGTGCGGTCACCCGGTCGGGTGGCGTGCCCGAGGGTGCGGAGGACGTGCGGGCCGACCTGATGGACCGGGAGTCGGCGGTCAAGGCGGCGCGGGGTGCCACCGTGGTCCACTTGGCGGCCAACGTGCCGTACACGAGCTGGGCCGAGATGTTGCCGACGATGTTCGACAACGCCGTCGCCGCCGCCGAGTCCGCCGGCGCGAAGCTCGTCCTGGCCGACAACCTCTACTCGTACGGGCCGGTGCCCGCGCCGTTCGACGAGAACACACCCGAGCGCCCGGCCGGCGCGAAGGAGAAGCTGCGCAGCGCGTTGGGCAAGCGCCTGCTCAGCGCATCGGTGCCCGTGGTCCTGGCCCGGTCCAGCGACTACTACGGACCGGGCGGCGTCGGGTCGCTGCCCGGCGAACTGGTCCTCAAGCCGCTCGCGGCGGGCCGGCAGCCGTTCTGGTTCGGCCCGCTGGACGTGCCGCACACCTTCGCCTACCTCAGCGACACGGCCCGCGCCCAGATCGTCCTCGGCGACGACCCCCGGGCCGACGGCCGCGTCTGGCACACGCCGGCCGCCGAGACGCTGACCGTCCGCGAGTTCATCGCCCTGGCCGGGAAGGTCGTCGGCAAGACCGCGAAGCCCTTCGCCCTGCCGCACGCCACGGTCCAGGTCATGGCCCTGTTCGACAAGCGGGTGCGGGGCATGGGCGAACTGGCCCACCAGCGCACCAAGCCGTGGGTGGTGGACCACACCGCCTACGAGACCACCTTCGGCCCGCTGCCGGTGACGCCGCACGAGGAGGCGATCGCGAAGACGGTCGAGTGGTACCGCGGCCGGCAGGCCTGA